The Novosphingobium terrae genome has a window encoding:
- a CDS encoding ATP-dependent DNA helicase: METRALPALHASHSGCWLREREATRLVGKGEAIVTAADTPLLMLNAPLVATRLGYPDLSGLDLLELFAFVHPARFMVPTPKGLAHALGLTEPDSDEAVPALLQQAASILLERCESPDWAEREGAWTGLQAMIRLRWPWATLLSARIANPGRAERWLFSRLPEWEEAAPRPQPAQINLPPEAIALRLAEITGALSETGAEPRIAQRDYAQSVGHIFAPRPSRDTPHMLLAEAGTGTGKTLGYLTPASLWAQASGGTVWVSTYTKALQRQLRREAARIWGPNPGPARVVVRKGRENYLCLLNLEDALQGGFQARAGIMAQLVARWAAYSADGDMIGGDLPGWLPTLFRNRGVAALTDRRGECVYAGCPHYRKCFIERAARASAEAELVIANHALVMVNAARGRDVAQRPTRIVFDEGHHIFEAADSTFAAELTGSEAIELRRWVIGPEKGSKGRRRGLSARLADVASYDEAGALAITQARAAAEALNGDGWLARVVEGEPSGPLEELFAAVRATVYARDESGGQEGGYGLETEAAGLDGPFIEAAQNAGQALGDLRRPLVKLGLRLEAILADPPDWLDGQGRARIEGARQSLGWRVDLIGAWEALLARVGGEAMDGPDFVDWLALERSDGREFDMGLHRHWLDPTRPFASTVLNGAHGVMLTSATLRDRSDAGDDWDTALARSGAAHLDSPTKTAAFDSPFDYANQAEVLIVNDVPRGDIPALAAAYGRLIEASGGGVLGLFTAIRRLRAVHGRIADRLARGGLPLYAQHVDPIDTGTLVDIFRDDPKASLLGTDALRDGVDVPGHSLRLVVMEQVPWPKPTILHRARRAAHPGGGQAHDDRIIRARLAQAFGRLIRTQGDKGHFVVLSSAFPSRLLSAFPPGTPVHRLSLDEALQRVSAGVSAWAEATPAATDD, from the coding sequence ATGGAAACACGCGCCCTTCCCGCCCTGCATGCCAGCCACTCCGGCTGCTGGCTGCGCGAGCGTGAGGCGACGCGGCTGGTCGGCAAGGGCGAGGCGATCGTCACGGCGGCGGACACGCCACTGCTGATGCTCAACGCGCCGCTGGTGGCGACGCGTCTGGGCTATCCCGACCTCTCCGGCCTCGACCTGCTGGAGCTGTTCGCCTTCGTCCACCCCGCGCGCTTTATGGTGCCCACGCCCAAGGGCCTGGCCCATGCGCTGGGCCTCACCGAACCCGACAGCGACGAGGCTGTCCCCGCCCTGCTGCAACAGGCAGCATCCATCCTGCTGGAACGCTGCGAAAGCCCCGACTGGGCCGAGCGCGAAGGCGCATGGACCGGCCTGCAAGCCATGATCCGCCTGCGCTGGCCATGGGCGACTCTGCTCTCGGCGCGCATCGCCAATCCGGGCCGGGCCGAGCGCTGGCTCTTCTCCCGCCTGCCCGAATGGGAGGAAGCCGCCCCCCGCCCCCAGCCCGCGCAGATCAACCTTCCGCCCGAAGCCATCGCGCTGCGTCTGGCAGAAATCACCGGAGCCCTGAGCGAAACCGGCGCCGAACCGCGCATCGCCCAGCGCGATTACGCGCAGTCCGTGGGCCATATCTTCGCCCCCCGCCCCTCACGCGACACGCCGCATATGCTGCTGGCCGAGGCGGGCACCGGCACCGGCAAGACGCTGGGCTATCTCACCCCGGCCTCGCTGTGGGCGCAGGCCTCGGGCGGCACGGTCTGGGTCAGCACCTACACCAAGGCGCTGCAACGCCAGCTGCGGCGCGAGGCCGCCCGCATCTGGGGCCCCAACCCCGGCCCGGCCCGCGTCGTGGTGCGCAAGGGCCGCGAGAACTACCTCTGCCTGCTCAACCTTGAGGACGCGCTGCAAGGCGGCTTTCAGGCCCGCGCCGGGATCATGGCACAACTGGTCGCCCGCTGGGCGGCATACTCTGCTGATGGCGATATGATCGGCGGCGATCTGCCCGGCTGGCTGCCCACATTGTTCCGCAACCGCGGCGTGGCAGCCCTGACCGACCGGCGCGGCGAATGCGTCTATGCCGGCTGCCCCCACTACCGCAAATGCTTCATCGAGCGCGCCGCCCGCGCCAGCGCCGAGGCGGAACTGGTCATCGCCAACCATGCGCTGGTGATGGTGAACGCCGCGCGGGGCCGCGATGTCGCCCAGCGCCCCACCCGCATCGTCTTCGACGAAGGCCACCATATCTTCGAGGCCGCCGACAGCACCTTCGCCGCCGAACTCACCGGCAGCGAGGCCATCGAACTGCGCCGCTGGGTCATCGGCCCGGAAAAGGGCTCCAAAGGCCGCCGCCGGGGGCTTTCCGCGCGCCTCGCCGATGTCGCCTCCTATGACGAGGCAGGCGCTCTGGCGATCACTCAGGCCCGCGCCGCCGCCGAAGCGCTCAACGGCGACGGCTGGCTGGCCCGCGTGGTGGAGGGCGAACCCTCCGGCCCGCTGGAAGAATTGTTCGCCGCCGTGCGCGCCACCGTCTATGCCCGCGACGAAAGCGGCGGGCAGGAAGGCGGCTATGGTCTGGAAACCGAGGCCGCCGGGCTTGATGGCCCCTTTATCGAGGCCGCCCAGAACGCCGGGCAGGCTTTGGGCGACTTGCGCCGCCCGCTGGTCAAGCTGGGCCTGCGCCTCGAAGCGATCCTTGCCGATCCGCCCGACTGGCTGGATGGCCAAGGCCGCGCCCGCATCGAAGGTGCGCGGCAATCCTTGGGCTGGCGCGTCGATCTGATCGGCGCGTGGGAGGCCTTGCTGGCCCGTGTCGGCGGCGAGGCGATGGATGGCCCCGATTTCGTCGACTGGCTGGCGCTGGAACGCTCCGACGGGCGCGAGTTCGATATGGGCCTGCACCGCCACTGGCTCGACCCCACGCGCCCCTTTGCCTCCACCGTGCTCAACGGCGCCCACGGCGTGATGCTGACCAGCGCCACCTTGCGCGACCGCTCCGACGCGGGCGACGACTGGGACACCGCTCTGGCCCGCTCCGGCGCGGCGCATCTCGACAGCCCCACCAAGACCGCCGCCTTCGACAGCCCCTTCGACTACGCCAATCAGGCCGAGGTGCTGATCGTCAACGATGTGCCGCGCGGCGACATCCCCGCGCTGGCCGCCGCCTATGGCCGCCTGATCGAGGCGAGCGGCGGCGGCGTGCTGGGGCTCTTCACCGCGATCCGCCGCCTGCGCGCCGTCCATGGCCGCATCGCCGACCGGTTGGCGCGCGGCGGCCTGCCGCTCTACGCCCAGCATGTCGACCCCATCGACACCGGAACGCTGGTCGACATCTTCCGCGACGATCCCAAGGCCAGCCTGCTGGGCACCGATGCCCTGCGCGACGGCGTGGACGTGCCCGGCCACTCGCTGCGCCTCGTGGTGATGGAACAGGTGCCATGGCCCAAACCCACCATCCTGCACCGCGCCCGCCGCGCCGCGCATCCCGGCGGCGGTCAGGCCCATGACGACCGGATCATTCGGGCGCGGTTGGCGCAGGCCTTCGGGCGCCTGATCCGCACCCAGGGTGACAAGGGCCATTTCGTGGTGCTCTCCTCGGCCTTCCCTAGCCGCTTGCTCAGCGCCTTTCCGCCCGGCACACCCGTTCATCGCCTTTCACTCGATGAGGCTTTACAACGGGTGAGCGCGGGTGTTTCTGCTTGGGCAGAGGCAACGCCCGCCGCAACGGATGACTAA
- a CDS encoding SixA phosphatase family protein → MKTLGIFRHAKSDWDDPRARDFDRPLNARGLRWAPRMGQHISEWSQQQGFTWDRVMSSPAVRAAQTIELAAEGAGMPQGAALAINWDRRLYLASSVTLIDVLRELDENLNTVLMVGHNPGLEDLIFDLVPDNGSSPLRDEVEMKFPTASFAVLELDVERWAQVEDGCARFTHLKRPRDLAGGEPL, encoded by the coding sequence ATGAAGACTCTGGGCATCTTCCGCCACGCCAAATCCGACTGGGACGATCCGCGTGCCCGCGATTTCGACCGCCCCCTGAATGCGCGCGGCCTGCGCTGGGCCCCCCGCATGGGCCAGCACATCAGCGAGTGGAGCCAGCAGCAGGGCTTCACATGGGACCGCGTGATGTCCTCCCCCGCCGTCCGCGCGGCGCAAACCATCGAACTAGCCGCCGAGGGCGCGGGCATGCCCCAAGGCGCCGCGCTGGCGATCAACTGGGACCGCCGGCTCTATCTCGCCAGTTCGGTCACGCTGATCGACGTGCTGCGCGAGCTGGATGAGAACCTCAACACCGTGCTGATGGTCGGGCACAATCCGGGGCTGGAAGACCTGATCTTCGATCTCGTGCCTGACAATGGCTCAAGCCCGCTGCGTGACGAGGTGGAGATGAAATTCCCCACCGCCAGCTTCGCCGTGCTGGAGCTGGATGTGGAGCGCTGGGCGCAGGTGGAAGATGGTTGCGCGCGATTTACGCATCTCAAGCGCCCGCGCGATCTGGCCGGGGGCGAGCCGCTTTAA
- a CDS encoding MAPEG family protein: protein MPVSLTIPMILPTTLALAAAAALINFWLSLRIGQLRGKLKVDVGDGGHDSIFRRMRAHANFSENTPLLLILVAGIELSGKGSWWLPVVGAVFMLGRVTHAWGMDGRFKAGRVFGAVSAILIQLGLGGFALFVAMHQMMHPA from the coding sequence ATGCCCGTAAGCCTGACAATCCCGATGATCCTGCCCACCACGCTGGCTTTGGCAGCCGCAGCCGCGCTGATCAACTTCTGGCTGAGCCTGCGCATCGGCCAGCTGCGCGGAAAGCTGAAGGTGGATGTGGGCGATGGCGGACATGATTCGATTTTCCGCCGCATGCGCGCTCACGCCAATTTCAGTGAGAACACGCCGCTGCTGCTGATTCTGGTCGCCGGGATCGAGCTTTCCGGCAAGGGCAGCTGGTGGCTGCCGGTGGTGGGCGCCGTCTTTATGCTGGGCCGCGTGACTCACGCCTGGGGCATGGATGGGCGCTTCAAGGCGGGCCGAGTCTTCGGCGCGGTCTCGGCCATTCTGATCCAGCTGGGTCTTGGCGGCTTTGCGCTGTTTGTGGCGATGCATCAGATGATGCATCCCGCCTGA
- the rpmF gene encoding 50S ribosomal protein L32: MAVPKRKTSPSRRGMRRSHDALSVEAFHECSNCGELKRPHNLCNACGHYNGREIVAVGL, translated from the coding sequence ATGGCTGTCCCCAAAAGAAAAACCTCCCCTTCTCGCCGGGGCATGCGCCGCAGCCATGACGCGCTGTCGGTCGAGGCGTTCCACGAGTGCTCGAACTGCGGCGAGCTGAAGCGCCCGCATAACCTGTGCAACGCTTGCGGCCACTACAATGGTCGCGAGATTGTCGCGGTTGGCCTGTAA
- the plsX gene encoding phosphate acyltransferase PlsX yields MTSPRIAVDAMGGDEGVRTMVAGVALARQRHDRARFLLVGDEAQISSALDHHSDLRSAVEILHAQDVISGEEKPSQALRRARTTSMGLAIHAVRDGLAGAALSAGNTGALMAISKLALRTMPGIDRPALAALLPTLDASDLVMLDLGANTECDARNLVQFAIMGAAYSRIVTGRAEPRVRILNIGTEDNKGTEELRDAAAQLKAAAAGLSIAFDGFTEADKLCRGEVDVVVTDGFSGNIALKAVEGTARFVGDLLRRSFASSLRSKIGFLISRPATELLKHHLDPNNHNGAVFLGLNGVVVKSHGSANALGVANAVGVTQRLLEEKLTEHIAADLDRLGTDKIRNTAKSVAGASQ; encoded by the coding sequence ATGACTTCGCCGCGTATCGCCGTTGACGCGATGGGCGGTGATGAGGGTGTGCGCACGATGGTCGCTGGCGTGGCATTGGCCCGTCAGCGGCATGATCGTGCGCGTTTCCTTTTGGTGGGTGACGAGGCCCAGATCAGCAGCGCGCTCGATCATCATTCCGATCTGCGTTCCGCTGTCGAGATCCTGCATGCGCAGGACGTGATCAGCGGAGAGGAAAAGCCCAGTCAGGCCTTGCGCCGTGCGCGCACCACCTCGATGGGGCTGGCCATTCACGCCGTGCGTGACGGGCTTGCCGGCGCCGCCCTTTCCGCGGGCAACACCGGCGCGCTGATGGCGATTTCCAAGCTGGCGCTGCGCACCATGCCGGGCATTGACCGGCCTGCGCTGGCCGCTCTGCTGCCCACGCTGGACGCCAGCGATCTGGTGATGCTGGATCTTGGTGCCAACACGGAATGCGATGCCCGCAATCTGGTGCAGTTCGCCATCATGGGCGCGGCCTATTCGCGCATCGTGACGGGCCGGGCCGAGCCGCGCGTCCGCATTCTGAACATCGGCACCGAGGACAACAAGGGCACCGAAGAACTGCGCGACGCTGCCGCTCAGCTCAAGGCTGCCGCTGCTGGCCTGTCGATCGCCTTCGATGGCTTCACCGAGGCGGACAAGCTCTGCCGCGGCGAGGTCGATGTGGTGGTCACCGATGGTTTTTCGGGCAACATTGCCCTGAAGGCTGTCGAGGGCACCGCGCGTTTCGTTGGTGATCTGCTGCGTCGTTCCTTTGCCTCTTCGCTGCGCTCCAAGATCGGTTTCCTGATCTCGCGTCCGGCGACGGAATTGCTCAAGCATCATCTCGATCCCAACAATCACAATGGCGCCGTCTTCCTCGGGTTGAACGGTGTGGTCGTGAAAAGCCATGGCAGCGCGAATGCGCTGGGCGTGGCCAATGCCGTGGGCGTGACCCAGCGGCTGCTGGAGGAAAAACTGACCGAGCATATTGCCGCCGACCTTGACCGGTTGGGGACCGACAAGATCCGTAACACCGCAAAGTCCGTGGCAGGTGCTTCTCAGTGA
- a CDS encoding integration host factor subunit alpha has protein sequence MRSMNTLTRADLAEAINRKLGYSRAESLGMVEAILDHMSDALAEGENVKISGFGTFLLRDKTERIGRNPKTGVEVPITPRRVLTFRASQMLKDRVSGE, from the coding sequence ATGCGCTCCATGAACACACTCACACGTGCAGATCTGGCCGAAGCCATCAATCGCAAACTGGGCTATTCCCGAGCGGAATCGCTCGGCATGGTGGAAGCCATTCTCGATCACATGAGCGATGCTCTGGCTGAGGGTGAAAACGTCAAGATTTCCGGTTTCGGCACGTTCCTGCTCAGGGACAAGACCGAACGGATCGGACGCAATCCCAAGACCGGCGTCGAAGTGCCGATTACCCCGCGACGGGTGCTGACGTTCCGCGCCAGCCAGATGTTGAAAGACCGCGTTTCGGGTGAATGA
- a CDS encoding MBL fold metallo-hydrolase, translating to MATNPTKPEPPLRAAIIPVTAFQQNCSLIWCTKTMRGALVDPGGDLDKLKAGVAKAGVTLEKLLVTHGHMDHCGLAGVLAQELDLPLEGPHEDDRFWIEGLDNPNTRMGLEGKSFEPTRWLQDGDTVTVGELTLNVIHCPGHTPGHVVFFHEESRLAIVGDVIFQGSIGRTDFPKGNHQQLIDSITEKLWPLGKDVNFIPGHGPMSSFGHEMLTNPFVGSRYG from the coding sequence ATGGCCACCAATCCCACCAAGCCCGAACCGCCGCTGCGCGCCGCGATCATCCCCGTCACCGCCTTCCAGCAGAATTGCTCGCTGATCTGGTGTACCAAGACGATGCGCGGGGCGCTGGTCGATCCGGGCGGCGATCTGGACAAGTTGAAGGCGGGCGTCGCCAAAGCGGGTGTCACGCTGGAGAAGCTGCTGGTCACCCATGGTCATATGGACCACTGCGGTCTGGCAGGCGTGCTGGCGCAGGAGTTGGACCTGCCGCTGGAAGGCCCGCATGAGGATGACCGCTTCTGGATCGAGGGGCTCGACAATCCCAACACCCGCATGGGCCTCGAAGGCAAAAGCTTCGAGCCGACTCGCTGGCTGCAGGATGGCGACACCGTCACCGTGGGCGAGCTGACGCTGAATGTGATTCACTGCCCCGGCCATACGCCCGGCCATGTGGTGTTCTTCCACGAAGAATCACGGCTGGCGATCGTGGGCGATGTGATCTTTCAGGGCTCGATCGGGCGGACGGATTTTCCCAAGGGTAATCATCAGCAGTTGATCGATTCGATCACGGAAAAACTGTGGCCACTGGGCAAGGATGTGAATTTCATCCCCGGCCATGGCCCCATGAGCAGCTTCGGCCATGAAATGCTGACCAACCCCTTTGTGGGCAGCCGCTACGGTTAA
- a CDS encoding beta-ketoacyl-ACP synthase III translates to MTLRSVLTGTGSALPVRLVTNAELAEKVDTSDEWIVERTGIRTRHIAGEGETTATLATDAARNALAAAGLTGADIDLIVLATATPDQTFPATATIVQDAIGARGGIAFDVAAVCSGFVYAVGVADSMLRTGMAKRALVIGSETFSRILDWEDRATCVLFGDGAGAIVLEARESDAADAPGILATRLHADGAHNQLLFVDGGASTTGEIGKLRMKGREVFRHAVNNLSSVLGEVLGDAGFTADDIDWLVPHQANARILDATARKLNMAPEKVVVTVDRHANTSAASVPLALDVAMRDGRIKPGDLVMIEAMGGGFTWGASLIRI, encoded by the coding sequence GTGACCCTTCGATCCGTGCTCACCGGCACCGGCAGTGCTCTGCCGGTGCGTCTCGTCACCAACGCCGAACTGGCGGAGAAGGTTGACACCAGCGACGAGTGGATCGTCGAACGCACGGGCATCCGCACCCGTCATATCGCCGGTGAGGGCGAAACCACGGCCACGCTGGCCACCGATGCGGCGCGCAATGCGCTGGCCGCTGCGGGCCTGACCGGGGCCGACATCGATCTGATCGTGCTGGCCACCGCCACGCCGGATCAGACCTTCCCCGCCACCGCCACCATCGTGCAGGACGCCATCGGCGCGCGGGGTGGCATCGCCTTTGACGTGGCGGCGGTCTGCTCGGGCTTCGTCTATGCCGTGGGCGTGGCCGATTCGATGCTGCGCACCGGCATGGCCAAGCGCGCGCTGGTGATCGGTTCGGAAACCTTCAGCCGCATCCTCGACTGGGAAGACCGCGCGACCTGCGTGCTTTTCGGCGACGGTGCAGGCGCCATCGTTCTGGAAGCGCGCGAGAGCGACGCAGCCGATGCACCCGGCATTCTGGCTACTCGCCTGCATGCCGATGGCGCGCATAACCAGCTTCTGTTCGTCGATGGCGGCGCCAGCACCACCGGCGAGATCGGTAAGCTGCGCATGAAAGGCCGCGAGGTCTTCCGTCATGCCGTCAACAACCTCTCCAGCGTGCTGGGCGAGGTGCTGGGCGATGCGGGCTTCACCGCCGATGACATCGACTGGCTGGTGCCGCATCAGGCCAATGCCCGCATTCTGGACGCCACCGCCCGCAAGCTGAACATGGCGCCGGAGAAGGTGGTGGTCACCGTGGATCGCCATGCCAACACCTCTGCCGCCTCGGTGCCGCTGGCGCTGGACGTGGCGATGCGCGACGGGCGGATCAAGCCGGGTGATCTGGTGATGATCGAGGCGATGGGCGGCGGCTTTACCTGGGGCGCCAGCCTGATTCGCATCTGA
- a CDS encoding DUF3828 domain-containing protein: MSVATFASLLLAAGAPSLGDGRALDALVNQIYDPYRGDGHAEYWNAPIYSTQTRQLIQMWSQSRRHGSDDVSETDMLCDCQDWDANAFHVETISRQFTGPGRAVLLLRVWQTKSDHSNVRLSLIKEGSRWTVEDIGDSAGGSGLRSALGRAMSKARR; encoded by the coding sequence ATGTCCGTCGCCACCTTTGCCAGCCTGTTGCTTGCCGCCGGAGCGCCCAGCCTGGGGGACGGGCGGGCGCTCGATGCTCTGGTCAACCAGATTTACGACCCCTATCGCGGGGACGGACACGCGGAATATTGGAACGCGCCGATCTACTCCACGCAGACCCGGCAACTGATCCAGATGTGGTCGCAGAGCCGCCGGCACGGCAGCGATGATGTCTCCGAAACCGATATGCTTTGCGATTGTCAGGACTGGGACGCCAATGCCTTCCATGTCGAGACGATCAGCCGTCAGTTCACCGGGCCGGGCCGGGCGGTGCTGCTGCTGCGCGTCTGGCAGACCAAAAGCGATCACAGCAATGTGCGCCTCTCGCTGATCAAGGAGGGCAGCCGCTGGACGGTGGAGGATATCGGGGACTCGGCGGGCGGCAGCGGCCTGAGGTCCGCCCTTGGCCGCGCCATGAGCAAGGCGCGGCGCTAG
- a CDS encoding MerR family transcriptional regulator, whose protein sequence is MAPSGDIQALLNDGKAPDALRTIGEVTRALSIAPHVLRYWEEQFPMLRPVKRSGGRRYYRPEDVVLLVEIHRLVHAQGYTLRGARQYLEERARAPKAAAQPVIAIPEPAKPQPLLPLLMDAPPLAPVLGLPQDDLLDALIGLRGDLARLLGEE, encoded by the coding sequence TTGGCCCCATCCGGCGACATCCAAGCGCTGTTGAATGACGGCAAGGCACCTGACGCTTTGCGCACCATTGGCGAGGTCACGCGCGCGCTCTCCATCGCCCCGCATGTGCTGCGCTACTGGGAGGAGCAGTTCCCCATGCTGCGCCCGGTCAAGCGTAGCGGCGGCAGGCGCTATTACCGGCCCGAGGACGTGGTGCTGCTGGTCGAGATCCACCGGCTGGTCCATGCCCAAGGCTATACGCTGCGCGGTGCCCGGCAATATCTGGAAGAGCGGGCGAGGGCGCCAAAGGCTGCCGCTCAGCCCGTCATCGCCATACCGGAACCTGCCAAGCCGCAGCCGCTTCTGCCTTTGCTGATGGATGCACCGCCGCTTGCGCCTGTGCTGGGGTTGCCTCAGGATGATCTGCTGGATGCGCTGATCGGGTTGCGGGGCGATCTGGCTCGGTTGCTGGGAGAAGAATAA
- the cysS gene encoding cysteine--tRNA ligase, which produces MTDATPLKLFNSLTRQLETFEPVHPGEARVYSCGPTVYNYPHIGNMRAYVFADVLGRVLSFKGYKLSHVINITDVGHLTDDADAGEDKMEKMAAKEAKSIWAIAEHYTEAYWADIKALNIRQPMEWSVATKYVPAMIEFAEKIADKHCYELESGLYFDVASVADYGRLARAHTEEGEGRIEAVEGKRNAADFAIWRKTPAGETRQMEWDSPWGRGAPGWHLECSVMSGQLLGFPFDIHTGGIDHREIHHPNEIAQNQAFCCSGGLDVPGNSGAKLWMHNNFLVERSGKMSKSSGEFLRLQLLIDKGYHPLAYRLMCLQAQYRSELEFSWEGLGAALTRLKRLVMAVEQLRARLNDEGGSVIEGAEPGPKFAPLREAFAAAVSDDLGTPIALTQLEAVVALKKVDLGQKLAVIAEMDAVLGLNLLALTRAELRLKPKVATITEAEIDEILAARRQARADKDFAKSDALRDDLAARGVEAMDGDPLGWDWKLEA; this is translated from the coding sequence ATGACTGACGCCACGCCCCTGAAGCTGTTCAACAGCCTGACCCGCCAGCTCGAAACCTTCGAGCCCGTCCACCCCGGCGAGGCGCGCGTCTACAGCTGTGGCCCCACGGTCTACAACTATCCGCATATCGGCAATATGCGCGCTTATGTGTTTGCCGATGTGTTGGGGCGGGTGCTGTCCTTCAAGGGCTACAAGCTTTCCCACGTCATCAACATCACCGATGTGGGCCATCTGACCGACGATGCCGACGCCGGTGAGGACAAGATGGAAAAGATGGCCGCGAAAGAGGCCAAAAGCATCTGGGCCATCGCCGAGCATTACACCGAGGCTTACTGGGCCGACATCAAGGCGCTGAACATCCGCCAGCCGATGGAATGGTCGGTGGCGACGAAATATGTGCCCGCGATGATCGAGTTCGCCGAAAAGATCGCCGACAAGCACTGCTATGAGCTGGAAAGCGGCCTCTATTTCGATGTGGCCAGCGTGGCCGATTATGGCCGCCTTGCCCGTGCCCACACCGAAGAGGGCGAGGGCCGCATCGAGGCTGTCGAGGGCAAGCGCAACGCCGCCGATTTCGCGATCTGGCGCAAAACCCCCGCTGGCGAGACGCGCCAGATGGAATGGGATTCGCCCTGGGGTCGCGGTGCGCCGGGCTGGCATCTGGAATGCTCGGTGATGAGCGGGCAGCTGCTGGGCTTCCCCTTTGACATTCACACCGGCGGCATCGATCACCGCGAAATCCACCACCCGAACGAGATCGCGCAGAATCAGGCCTTCTGCTGCTCCGGAGGGCTGGACGTGCCCGGCAATTCCGGCGCCAAGCTCTGGATGCACAACAATTTCCTCGTCGAGCGCAGCGGCAAGATGAGCAAGTCCTCGGGCGAGTTCCTCCGCCTGCAACTGCTGATCGACAAGGGCTATCACCCGCTGGCCTATCGCCTGATGTGCCTTCAGGCGCAGTATCGCAGCGAGTTGGAGTTCAGTTGGGAAGGGCTGGGCGCTGCTTTGACGCGCCTGAAGCGTCTGGTGATGGCGGTGGAGCAATTGCGCGCGCGCCTCAACGATGAAGGCGGCTCCGTGATCGAGGGCGCCGAGCCGGGGCCGAAGTTCGCGCCCCTGCGCGAGGCTTTCGCAGCGGCGGTCAGCGACGATCTGGGCACGCCGATTGCGCTCACCCAGCTCGAAGCGGTGGTGGCGCTGAAAAAGGTCGATCTGGGCCAGAAGCTGGCGGTGATCGCCGAGATGGATGCGGTGCTGGGCCTCAACCTGCTGGCCCTGACTCGCGCCGAATTGCGCCTCAAACCCAAGGTCGCCACCATCACCGAGGCCGAGATCGACGAGATCCTCGCCGCCCGCCGTCAGGCCCGTGCGGACAAGGATTTCGCTAAGTCCGATGCCCTGCGCGACGACCTCGCTGCGCGCGGTGTGGAGGCCATGGATGGCGACCCGCTCGGCTGGGACTGGAAGCTGGAGGCGTAA
- a CDS encoding S24 family peptidase — translation MNSTDPRNRLVELARERGTSLAALSELIGRNTTYIQQFVRKGSPRKLEEGDRRTLARFFGIAESQLGGVEDKSSLLDLKRETSAWVDVPRLALDASAGPGALPEAMVVGEKPFGHFRYARRWLRGQGLDPAHLSAIAVAGDSMEPALHDGDEILVDLRPRDWGDGVHVLRLGETLLVKRLAFRQPGQVHVISENPRYAPYDLPLEEVAIIGRVVWKCGRI, via the coding sequence ATGAACAGCACCGATCCGCGCAACCGACTGGTCGAATTGGCGCGTGAGCGCGGCACCAGCCTGGCTGCGCTTTCGGAATTGATCGGGCGAAATACCACATATATTCAACAATTTGTGCGCAAGGGCAGTCCGCGCAAGCTGGAGGAGGGAGACCGGCGCACGCTGGCCCGCTTCTTCGGCATCGCCGAGTCGCAGTTGGGTGGCGTGGAGGATAAATCCTCGCTGCTGGACTTGAAGCGCGAGACTTCGGCCTGGGTCGATGTGCCGCGTCTGGCGCTCGATGCTTCGGCGGGGCCGGGGGCGCTGCCGGAAGCCATGGTGGTGGGGGAAAAGCCCTTTGGCCACTTCCGCTATGCGCGGCGCTGGTTACGCGGGCAGGGGCTCGATCCCGCGCATCTCTCGGCGATTGCCGTGGCGGGCGATTCGATGGAGCCTGCCCTGCATGATGGCGACGAAATCCTTGTCGATCTGCGCCCGCGTGACTGGGGTGACGGCGTCCATGTGCTGCGGCTGGGGGAGACGTTGCTGGTTAAGCGGCTGGCCTTCCGTCAGCCGGGGCAGGTGCATGTGATCAGCGAGAACCCGCGCTACGCCCCCTATGATCTGCCGCTGGAAGAGGTGGCGATCATCGGGCGAGTCGTCTGGAAATGCGGGCGGATCTAG
- a CDS encoding thioredoxin family protein encodes MRLFLAAAIALTCTAAPALAAPAPHVAISSFDQLNQPLPLPYDENADAKADVAKATARAKKEHKLLLLDFGGNWCPDCRVLAGTIELPEVKAFVEKHYVEVTIDVGRYTKNLDIWAGYGQPPRPKGVPAVLIIDPRTRKVLNPGHETALSDARHMSPQALADWLASWTK; translated from the coding sequence ATGCGCCTTTTCCTTGCCGCCGCCATCGCCCTCACCTGCACTGCCGCGCCCGCTCTGGCGGCTCCGGCCCCGCATGTGGCGATCTCCAGCTTCGACCAGCTCAACCAGCCACTGCCACTGCCCTATGACGAGAATGCCGATGCCAAGGCTGATGTCGCCAAGGCCACGGCCAGGGCGAAGAAGGAGCACAAGCTGCTGCTGCTCGATTTCGGCGGCAACTGGTGCCCGGACTGCCGCGTGCTGGCCGGCACGATCGAACTGCCCGAGGTTAAAGCCTTCGTGGAAAAGCATTATGTCGAGGTGACGATCGATGTGGGCCGCTACACCAAGAATCTCGACATCTGGGCCGGTTACGGCCAGCCGCCGCGCCCCAAGGGCGTGCCCGCCGTGCTGATCATCGACCCCAGAACCCGCAAGGTGCTGAACCCCGGCCACGAAACGGCCCTGTCCGACGCGCGCCATATGAGCCCGCAAGCGCTGGCCGACTGGCTGGCCAGCTGGACGAAGTGA